Proteins encoded in a region of the Coffea eugenioides isolate CCC68of chromosome 4, Ceug_1.0, whole genome shotgun sequence genome:
- the LOC113768033 gene encoding protein NRT1/ PTR FAMILY 1.2-like — protein MGMEMESYSSNTGAMDKKEKLSTTRRKGGLVTMPFIIANEAFEKVASYGVLPNMIFYLMKGYNLSFAKANYVLFLWSAATNFTPTLGAFLADSYLGRFLTISLGCIFSLLGMTVLWLTAMIPGAKPQSCNLIPPCKSATAGQLGLLISSFGLMSIGAGGIRSASMAFGADQLDNKDNPDNERVQESYFGWYYAATSISVLVAFTGIVYIQDKMGMKVGFGVPAILMFLSALLFFLASSFYIKHKATKSLLTGLVQVTVAAYKNRKLALPPLDSSSYHHRKGSRNTGPTEKLMFLNKACVLRNPEDVTPSGVALDPWSLCTVEQVEELKALIRVIPIWSTGIMMSINTSQSSFPVIQASSMNRHVTSNFQIPAGSFVMFMMITISGWLVLYDRAILPLASKIRGKPVRIGTKARMGIGLFFTGLSMVISGVVERVRRRKAIEQGFLNDPQALVDMSAMWLVPQYVAGGFAEAFNAIGQIEFYYSEFPRTMSSVASSLFGLGMAVANVLASAVLSTVDRYTKGEGKESWVSSNINKGRYENYYWLLSILSCVNLICFIICSWAYGPCADDVKKEDDIEGNELEEISKLRPRTPLRVMPA, from the exons ATGGGAATGGAAATGGAGAGTTATTCAAGTAATACTGGTGCAATGGACAAGAAGGAAAAACTCTCAACAACGAGAAGAAAAGGTGGCCTAGTAACCATGCCATTCATCATAG CAAACGAGGCATTTGAGAAGGTGGCAAGTTATGGGGTGTTGCCAAACATGATATTCTACTTGATGAAAGGCTACAACTTGAGTTTTGCAAAGGCAAACTACGTACTCTTTCTCTGGTCCGCTGCTACCAATTTCACACCGACGCTGGGAGCTTTTCTTGCAGATTCATATTTGGGTCGTTTTCTCACCATTAGCCTGGGTTGTATCTTCAGTCTTCTG GGGATGACTGTGCTCTGGTTAACGGCTATGATTCCAGGAGCAAAGCCTCAATCTTGTAACCTAATTCCGCCATGTAAATCAGCAACAGCAGGACAGTTGGGTTTGTTGATCTCCTCTTTCGGCCTCATGTCGATTGGTGCAGGCGGGATAAGATCAGCTTCCATGGCATTTGGTGCTGATCAACTTGACAACAAAGACAATCCCGATAATGAAAGGGTACAAGAAAGCTATTTTGGCTGGTATTATGCAGCCACTTCAATCTCGGTACTGGTTGCTTTCACGGGCATTGTTTACATTCAGGATAAAATGGGAATGAAAGTGGGCTTTGGAGTTCCAGCAATCCTAATGTTTCTCTCTGCTTTGCTCTTCTTCCTTGCTTCTTCATTTTACATCAAACATAAAGCTACCAAAAGCTTGCTCACGGGTCTCGTGCAAGTGACCGTAGCTGCATACAAGAACAGGAAACTAGCCCTCCCTCCTCTGGACTCGAGTTCGTATCATCATCGAAAGGGCTCAAGAAACACCGGGCCGACTGAGAAACTGAT GTTCTTGAATAAAGCATGCGTCCTTAGAAATCCAGAGGATGTTACACCATCAGGAGTTGCTTTGGACCCCTGGAGTCTTTGCACCGTAGAGCAAGTTGAGGAGCTGAAAGCACTCATCAGAGTAATCCCAATATGGTCCACAGGAATCATGATGTCAATAAACACCAGCCAGAGCTCTTTTCCTGTAATTCAGGCTAGCTCCATGAATAGACATGTCACTTCAAACTTCCAAATTCCAGCAGGTTCTTTCGTCATGTTTATGATGATCACTATTTCTGGTTGGCTCGTCCTCTATGATCGTGCAATTCTTCCATTGGCCTCAAAGATCAGAGGAAAACCAGTACGCATTGGTACAAAAGCAAGAATGGGAATTGGATTATTCTTCACTGGGCTCTCGATGGTAATTTCTGGTGTTGTAGAGCGCGTTCGACGAAGAAAAGCAATCGAGCAAGGGTTCCTCAATGATCCACAAGCATTGGTAGACATGTCTGCCATGTGGCTTGTGCCGCAATATGTTGCAGGAGGCTTCGCAGAGGCTTTTAATGCGATTGGCCAAATAGAATTCTATTATTCTGAGTTTCCCAGAACCATGTCAAGTGTTGCATCGTCTCTATTTGGACTAGGAATGGCCGTGGCAAATGTATTGGCAAGTGCTGTACTAAGCACTGTGGATAGATACACCAAAGGAGAAGGAAAAGAGAGTTGGGTTTCAAGCAATATCAACAAGGGTCGTTATGAGAACTACTACTGGCTTCTTTCTATCTTGAGTTGTGTTAATTTGATTTGCTTCATTATCTGTAGCTGGGCTTATGGACCTTGTGCTGATGATGTCAAAAAGGAGGATGACATTGAAGGGaatgaattggaagaaatatcaaaattgagaCCGAGGACACCACTAAGAGTGATGCCGGCTTGA
- the LOC113768032 gene encoding malonate--CoA ligase isoform X1 gives MVRVAINKLSGNCRNYCSHLSMTSFNPKPAFNCQLQLLISLRRLPKNSSSSFVKTRILCPLPLLQVFRENPTNPTSQVRFLSSVVSLKLPGYASRSNLLMELVKAVASKGSQTGQSIAVRSEQKSYSYHQLISSAWRISTLLCNGGLKTAVDLKGNKHLGGIRIGIVAKPCAEFVAGILGTWLSGGVAVPLALSYPEAELLHVMNDSDVSMILSTEDHQEILKDVAAKTAAHFSLLPPVVSTSTELDQSHNGELNVIERVQGIENFSEIEDEKPALILYTSGTTGKPKGVVHTHGSILAQVQMLANAWEYSPSDQFLHCLPLHHVHGLFNALLAPLYAGSVVEFMPKFSVRGIWQRWRESYPRKETKVDDAITVFTGVPTMYTRLIQGYEAMDPELQAISALAAGQLRLMMCGSSALPLPIMQQWEAITGHRLLERYGMTEFVMAISNPLRGVRKGGTVGKPLPGVQVKILAEDGSDDDKSGVGELCVKSPSLFKGYWKLPKVTEESFIDGGFFKTGDAVRVDEDGYYIILGRTNADIMKAGGYKLSALEIEAVLLEHPVISECCVLGLPDRDYGEAVCAIVVPDAEVKRKREEELKPALSLEELSTWAKEKLAPYKLPTRLLLWESLPRNAMGKVNKKDLKRKLAADVQ, from the exons ATGGTGAGAGTGGCCATAAATAAATTGAGCGGTAATTGCCGTAATTACTGTTCCCACCTAAGTATGACTTCATTTAATCCCAAGCCAGCCTTCAACTGCCAGCTCCAGCTACTTATTAGTCTCAGACGTCTTCCaaaaaattcatcttcttcttttgtCAAGACCAGAATTTTATGTCCTCTGCCTCTTCTTCAAGTTTTTCGCGAAAATCCCACCAATCCCACTTCCCAAGTTCGGTTTCTTTCCTCCG TGGTCTCTCTGAAACTGCCTGGATACG CATCAAGGAGTAATTTGCTGATGGAGCTGGTCAAAGCAGTTGCAAGCAAAGGGTCTCAAACAGGGCAGAGCATTGCCGTAAGATCTGAACAGAAAAGCTATAGTTACCATCAACTCATATCATCTGCTTGGAGGATTTCTACTCTGTTATGCAATGGTGGTCTGAAAACT GCTGTGGATCTCAAAGGAAATAAGCATCTTGGTGGAATTAGGATAGGCATTGTAGCTAAACCTTGTGCCGAGTTTGTTGCTGGCATACTTGGAACTTGGCTCAGTGGAGGTGTTGCAGTTCCTCTTGCACTTAGCTATCCAGAGGCTGAGCTACTGCATGTTATGAATGATTCT GACGTCTCCATGATTTTGAGTACTGAAGATCATCAGGAAATCTTGAAAGATGTTGCAGCTAAAACTGCAGCTCacttttctcttcttcctcCTGTTGTTAGCACATCAACTGAGCTTGATCAGTCACATAACGGAGAGCTGAATGTTATTGAGCGGGTACAGGGAATAGAAAACTTTAGTGAGATCGAAG ATGAGAAACCGGCATTAATACTGTACACTAGTGGCACAACAGGTAAACCAAAAGGAGTTGTTCATACACACGGAAGCATCTTGGCTCAG GTTCAAATGTTGGCAAATGCTTGGGAGTACTCACCTAGTGATCAATTTTTACACTGTTTACCGCTACATC ATGTGCACGGCCTTTTCAATGCTTTGCTTGCTCCTCTATATGCTGGTTCTGTG gtgGAGTTCATGCCAAAATTTAGCGTTAGGGGAATTTGGCAGAGATGGCGGGAATCATATCCAAGAAAAGAGACAAAAGTTGATGATGCTATAACTGTATTTACAGGA GTTCCAACTATGTATACACGATTAATACAAGGTTATGAAGCTATGGATCCTGAGTTACAAGCCATCTCTGCTTTAGCGGCTGGCCAGCTTCGTCTAATG ATGTGTGGCTCCTCTGCACTTCCTCTTCCTATCATGCAGCAGTGGGAAGCCATTACTGGACATCGCCTACTCGAAAGATATGGCATGACTGAG TTTGTCATGGCTATTTCTAATCCCCTAAGAGGTGTAAGGAAAGGTGGAACTGTTGGAAAACCATTGCCAGGTGTGCAG GTCAAGATTCTCGCTGAAGATGGGAGTGATGATGACAAATCAGGGGTGGGTGAACTCTGTGTTAAGAGCCCTTCACTGTTCAAGGGATACTGGAAACTTCCTAAG GTGACTGAGGAATCTTTTATTGATGGGGGGTTTTTCAAGACTGGAGATGCTGTTAGAGTGGATGAAGATGGATATTACATCATTTTGGGAC GTACAAATGCTGATATAATGAAAGCTGGTGGATATAAGTTATCTGCATTGGAAATCGAAGCAGTTCTTTTGGAG CACCCGGTTATCTCAGAATGCTGCGTATTGGGCTTACCGGACAGAGACTATGGAGAGGCTGTGTGTGCAATTGTTGTACCTGATGcagaagtcaaaagaaaaagggaggaaGAGCTTAAGCCTGCCCTTAGCTTAGAGGAATTGTCAACTTGGGCTAAAGAGAAACTTGCTCCATACAAG CTACCTACTCGTTTGTTGCTATGGGAGTCACTACCTCGTAATGCTATGGGAAAG GTGAATAAGAAAGATTTGAAGAGAAAATTAGCTGCTGATGTACAATAA
- the LOC113768032 gene encoding malonate--CoA ligase isoform X2 produces the protein MVRVAINKLSGNCRNYCSHLSMTSFNPKPAFNCQLQLLISLRRLPKNSSSSFVKTRILCPLPLLQVFRENPTNPTSQVRFLSSASRSNLLMELVKAVASKGSQTGQSIAVRSEQKSYSYHQLISSAWRISTLLCNGGLKTAVDLKGNKHLGGIRIGIVAKPCAEFVAGILGTWLSGGVAVPLALSYPEAELLHVMNDSDVSMILSTEDHQEILKDVAAKTAAHFSLLPPVVSTSTELDQSHNGELNVIERVQGIENFSEIEDEKPALILYTSGTTGKPKGVVHTHGSILAQVQMLANAWEYSPSDQFLHCLPLHHVHGLFNALLAPLYAGSVVEFMPKFSVRGIWQRWRESYPRKETKVDDAITVFTGVPTMYTRLIQGYEAMDPELQAISALAAGQLRLMMCGSSALPLPIMQQWEAITGHRLLERYGMTEFVMAISNPLRGVRKGGTVGKPLPGVQVKILAEDGSDDDKSGVGELCVKSPSLFKGYWKLPKVTEESFIDGGFFKTGDAVRVDEDGYYIILGRTNADIMKAGGYKLSALEIEAVLLEHPVISECCVLGLPDRDYGEAVCAIVVPDAEVKRKREEELKPALSLEELSTWAKEKLAPYKLPTRLLLWESLPRNAMGKVNKKDLKRKLAADVQ, from the exons ATGGTGAGAGTGGCCATAAATAAATTGAGCGGTAATTGCCGTAATTACTGTTCCCACCTAAGTATGACTTCATTTAATCCCAAGCCAGCCTTCAACTGCCAGCTCCAGCTACTTATTAGTCTCAGACGTCTTCCaaaaaattcatcttcttcttttgtCAAGACCAGAATTTTATGTCCTCTGCCTCTTCTTCAAGTTTTTCGCGAAAATCCCACCAATCCCACTTCCCAAGTTCGGTTTCTTTCCTCCG CATCAAGGAGTAATTTGCTGATGGAGCTGGTCAAAGCAGTTGCAAGCAAAGGGTCTCAAACAGGGCAGAGCATTGCCGTAAGATCTGAACAGAAAAGCTATAGTTACCATCAACTCATATCATCTGCTTGGAGGATTTCTACTCTGTTATGCAATGGTGGTCTGAAAACT GCTGTGGATCTCAAAGGAAATAAGCATCTTGGTGGAATTAGGATAGGCATTGTAGCTAAACCTTGTGCCGAGTTTGTTGCTGGCATACTTGGAACTTGGCTCAGTGGAGGTGTTGCAGTTCCTCTTGCACTTAGCTATCCAGAGGCTGAGCTACTGCATGTTATGAATGATTCT GACGTCTCCATGATTTTGAGTACTGAAGATCATCAGGAAATCTTGAAAGATGTTGCAGCTAAAACTGCAGCTCacttttctcttcttcctcCTGTTGTTAGCACATCAACTGAGCTTGATCAGTCACATAACGGAGAGCTGAATGTTATTGAGCGGGTACAGGGAATAGAAAACTTTAGTGAGATCGAAG ATGAGAAACCGGCATTAATACTGTACACTAGTGGCACAACAGGTAAACCAAAAGGAGTTGTTCATACACACGGAAGCATCTTGGCTCAG GTTCAAATGTTGGCAAATGCTTGGGAGTACTCACCTAGTGATCAATTTTTACACTGTTTACCGCTACATC ATGTGCACGGCCTTTTCAATGCTTTGCTTGCTCCTCTATATGCTGGTTCTGTG gtgGAGTTCATGCCAAAATTTAGCGTTAGGGGAATTTGGCAGAGATGGCGGGAATCATATCCAAGAAAAGAGACAAAAGTTGATGATGCTATAACTGTATTTACAGGA GTTCCAACTATGTATACACGATTAATACAAGGTTATGAAGCTATGGATCCTGAGTTACAAGCCATCTCTGCTTTAGCGGCTGGCCAGCTTCGTCTAATG ATGTGTGGCTCCTCTGCACTTCCTCTTCCTATCATGCAGCAGTGGGAAGCCATTACTGGACATCGCCTACTCGAAAGATATGGCATGACTGAG TTTGTCATGGCTATTTCTAATCCCCTAAGAGGTGTAAGGAAAGGTGGAACTGTTGGAAAACCATTGCCAGGTGTGCAG GTCAAGATTCTCGCTGAAGATGGGAGTGATGATGACAAATCAGGGGTGGGTGAACTCTGTGTTAAGAGCCCTTCACTGTTCAAGGGATACTGGAAACTTCCTAAG GTGACTGAGGAATCTTTTATTGATGGGGGGTTTTTCAAGACTGGAGATGCTGTTAGAGTGGATGAAGATGGATATTACATCATTTTGGGAC GTACAAATGCTGATATAATGAAAGCTGGTGGATATAAGTTATCTGCATTGGAAATCGAAGCAGTTCTTTTGGAG CACCCGGTTATCTCAGAATGCTGCGTATTGGGCTTACCGGACAGAGACTATGGAGAGGCTGTGTGTGCAATTGTTGTACCTGATGcagaagtcaaaagaaaaagggaggaaGAGCTTAAGCCTGCCCTTAGCTTAGAGGAATTGTCAACTTGGGCTAAAGAGAAACTTGCTCCATACAAG CTACCTACTCGTTTGTTGCTATGGGAGTCACTACCTCGTAATGCTATGGGAAAG GTGAATAAGAAAGATTTGAAGAGAAAATTAGCTGCTGATGTACAATAA
- the LOC113768037 gene encoding protein PLANT CADMIUM RESISTANCE 8-like produces the protein MIVTLKFKVEATDVAVETDPKQGGEAVVSFPPVAQAGGVSLAPPTFVGSPWSTGLFDCHEDKTNAGMTVCCPCVTFGQIAEVLDAGELTSPVGTFIYLLMMPALCSQWIMGSKYRTKLRTRYGLVEAPYQDVFSHIFCSYCSLCQEFRELRNRDLDPALGWNRILARQQGMKYGYPHATNPPSVQSMSK, from the exons ATGATCGTGACTTTAAAATTTAAAGTGGAAGCCACAGATGTAGCAGTAGAAACTGATCCAAAACAGGGAGGAGAAGCAGTGGTCTCATTTCCTCCGGTAGCACAAGCAGGAGGAGTGTCGCTTGCACCGCCTACTTTCGTAGGAAGCCCATGGAGTACAGGCTTGTTCGACTGCCATGAAGACAAAACAAATG CCGGTATGACTGTATGCTGCCCCTGCGTGACATTTGGTCAGATAGCAGAAGTCCTAGATGCCGGAGAACTGA CTAGTCCTGTGGGCACTTTCATTTACCTCTTGATGATGCCTGCTCTCTGCTCTCAATGGATCATGGGTTCCAAATATAGAACAAAACTGAGAACCAGATATGGTCTAGTTGAAGCCCCTTATCAAGATGTATTTTCTCACATCTTTTGCTCCTATTGTTCACTTTGTCAGGAATTTCGAGAGCTCAGGAACAGGGATCTTGATCCTGCTTTAG GCTGGAATAGAATCCTCGCTCGACAACAAGGAATGAAGTATGGATATCCACATGCAACAAATCCTCCCTCTGTTCAGTCCATGTCCAAGTAA
- the LOC113768038 gene encoding 4-coumarate--CoA ligase-like 4, which produces MVTVAINKLSGNCRNYCSHLSMTSFNPKPAFNCQLQLLVSLRRLPKNSSSSFVKTRILCPLPLLQVFRENPTNPTSQVRFLSSDEKPALILYTSGTTGKPKGVVHAHRSILAQVQMLANAWEYSPICFSHLFSYLLG; this is translated from the exons ATGGTGACAGTGGCCATAAATAAATTGAGCGGTAATTGCCGTAATTACTGTTCCCACCTAAGTATGACTTCATTTAATCCCAAGCCAGCCTTCAACTGCCAGCTCCAGCTACTTGTTAGTCTCAGACGTCTTCCaaaaaattcatcttcttcttttgtCAAGACCAGAATTTTATGTCCTCTGCCTCTTCTTCAAGTTTTTCGCGAAAATCCCACCAATCCCACTTCCCAAGTTCGGTTTCTTTCCTCCG ATGAGAAACCGGCATTAATACTGTACACTAGCGGCACAACAGGTAAACCAAAAGGAGTTGTTCATGCACACAGAAGCATCTTGGCTCAG GTTCAAATGTTGGCAAATGCTTGGGAGTACTCACCTATTTGCTTTTCCCATCTCTTCTCCTATTTGCTGGGTTGA
- the LOC113768036 gene encoding protein PLANT CADMIUM RESISTANCE 8-like: MGKVSVYFSFHSEQNLGDQMGKVEATDVAVETDPKQGGEAVVSFPPVAQAGGVSLAPPTFVGSPWSTGLFDCHEDKTNAVMTSCCPCVTFGQIAEVLDAGELTSPVGTFIYLLMMPALCSQWIMGSKYRTKLRTRYGLVEAPYQDVFSHIFCSCCSLCQEFRELRNRDLDPALGWNGILARQQGMQYGYPHATNPPSVQSMSK; encoded by the exons ATGGGAAAAGTTTCGGTATATTTCTCGTTTCATAGTGAGCAGAATTTAGGTGACCAAATGGGAAAAGTGGAAGCCACAGATGTAGCAGTAGAAACTGATCCAAAACAGGGAGGAGAAGCAGTGGTCTCATTTCCTCCGGTAGCACAAGCAGGAGGAGTGTCGCTTGCACCGCCTACTTTCGTAGGAAGCCCATGGAGTACAGGCTTGTTCGACTGCCATGAAGACAAAACAAATG CCGTTATGACTTCATGCTGCCCCTGCGTGACATTTGGTCAGATTGCAGAAGTCCTAGATGCTGGAGAACTGA CTAGTCCTGTGGGCACTTTCATTTACCTCTTGATGATGCCTGCTCTCTGCTCTCAATGGATCATGGGGTCCAAATATAGAACAAAACTGAGAACCAGATATGGTCTAGTTGAAGCACCTTATCAAGATGTATTCTCTCACATCTTCTGCTCCTGTTGTTCACTTTGTCAGGAATTTCGAGAGCTCAGGAACAGGGATCTTGATCCTGCTTTAG GCTGGAATGGAATCCTCGCTCGACAACAAGGAATGCAGTATGGATATCCACATGCAACAAATCCTCCCTCTGTTCAGTCCATGTCCAAGTAA
- the LOC113768034 gene encoding probable plastidic glucose transporter 3: MWGRQRNLYSTYKRISSKERLNGNASEASLGRSPSGVLKEAGLPSWKRSLPHVLVATLSSFLFGYHLGIVNDTLESISLDLSFRGSTLAEGLVVSTCLGGAFVGSLFSGWTADGVGRRRAFQLCALPMIIGASVSATATTLRGMLLGRLFVGMGMGLGPPVAALYVAEVSPAFVRGTYGSCTQIATCLGLMASFFVGIPSKELMGWWRVCFWVSALPAALLAILMEFCAESPHWLFKRGRMAEAEENTERLFGASHVKYAMAELTKSDRGDEVDTAKFSDLFIGRHVRVVFLGSTLLALQQLSGINAVFYFSSTVFTSAGVPSDIANICVGIVNLSGSIIAMVLMDKMGRKGLLLWSFSGMAVSMGFQVIGASSLLSGSVVLYLSVGGMLLFVLTFSLGAGPVPSLLLSEILPARIREKAMAVCMAVHWVINFFVGLLFLRLLEQLGPQILYASFGIFCFVAVVFVRKNIVETKGKTLQEIEMAFLPAD; this comes from the exons ATGTGGGGGCGCCAACGCAACTTGTACTCAACTTATAAGCGTATCTCGTCAAAAGAGCGTCTCAACGGCAACGCCTCAGAAGCCAGCCTCG GCCGATCACCGAGTGGTGTCTTAAAAGAAGCTGGACTTCCCTCCTGGAAACGTTCCTTGCCTCATGTACTGGTGGCAACTCTCTCATCATTCCTATTTGGCTATCACCTCGG GATAGTTAATGACACATTAGAAAGCATATCTTTGGACCTCAGCTTCAGAGGAAGTACCCTGGCTGAAG GGTTGGTGGTGAGTACGTGTTTGGGAGGTGCTTTTGTTGGTTCATTATTCAGTGGCTGGACAGCAGATGGGGTTGGGCGTCGCAGGGCATTCCAGTTGTGTGCTTTACCAATGATCATTGGTGCTTCCGTGAG TGCAACCGCAACTACTCTTCGAGGCATGCTTCTTGGAAGGTTATTTGTTGGAATGGGGATGGGTCTTGGGCCTCCTGTAGCAGCTCTTTATGTGGCAGAG GTTTCGCCAGCTTTTGTAAGAGGCACTTATGGGAGCTGCACTCAGATTGCAACATGCCTTGGACTGATGGCCTCTTTCTTTGTTGGGATTCCATCCAAGGAGCTCATGGGTTG GTGGCGAGTCTGCTTTTGGGTCTCTGCCCTTCCTGCTGCATTACTTGCTATTCTAATGGAATTCTGTGCTGAAAGTCCTCATTGGCTATTTAAG AGAGGAAGAATGGCTGAAGCTGAAGAAAACACTGAGAGGCTGTTTGGAGCATCACATGTTAAATATGCAATGGCTGAATTAACAAAGTCAGATAGGGGGGATGAGGTTGATACTGCTAAGTTTTCAGATTTATTTATTGGTCGTCATGTTAGAG TGGTTTTTCTCGGTTCCACACTACTTGCCTTGCAACAATTGTCTGGGATAAATGCTGTATTCTACTTCTCTTCAACTGTCTTTACAAGTGCCGGTGTTCCTTCAGACATTGCGAATATATGTGTAGGAATTGTAAATTTATCAG GCTCAATTATTGCTATGGTTTTGATGGATAAAATGGGAAGGAAGGGGCTTCTACTTTGGAGTTTCTCAGGCATG GCAGTATCCATGGGTTTCCAAGTCATTGGAGCAAGTTCACTTCTGTCAGGCTCTGTAGTGCTTTACCTATCAGTTGGTGGCATGCTTCT GTTTGTGTTGACATTTTCTTTGGGTGCTGGCCCAGTCCCTAGTCTGCTGCTGTCGGAGATACTTCCAGCCCGAATTAGGGAAAAGGCCATGGCTGTCTGTATGGCCGTGCATTGG GtcataaatttttttgttggtCTGCTGTTTTTGCGGTTACTGGAGCAACTTGGCCCACAAATTCTCTACGCGTCCTTCGGCATCTTTTGCTTTGTCGCAGTAGTCTTTGTGAGGAAAAATATTGTCGAAACAAAAGGGAAGACGCTTCAAGAAATTGAGATGGCATTTCTTCCAGCTGATTAG